In Dromiciops gliroides isolate mDroGli1 chromosome 4, mDroGli1.pri, whole genome shotgun sequence, one DNA window encodes the following:
- the UTP6 gene encoding U3 small nucleolar RNA-associated protein 6 homolog, translated as MAEIIEQHIEDRLPELLQLERVGLFTRKEIKAVIKKASALEYKVQRRALFKEDFINYIQYEINLLELIRKRRVRTRYMFKKEEIEFSIVDRIQNLFRRATSKWKEDIQLWISHIAFCKKWNNKTHISKLFSSLLAIHPNKPALWIMAAKWEMEDCLSSESARHLFLRALRFHPESPKLYQEYFRMELMNAEKQRKEKQEFEQAKMDLEELNYPEEILNGGLARIVYKEAVSKIKGAEFHLSLLSIAKLFTFAQELQKEIYDHLQVLHAGDPLTWDFVARRELELESQLPGEVESKQGKAAEVARREERSCAVYEEALNSLATEAMWKCYVTFCLERFNRKTNNKMLREKRQVRAMDVFKKAHEARLLPEELYQQWLDLLLGLGLNELALGVALAMTDHCPNSVTRWQMQLQLLIRLEDVRVDERFEEATRHLRAQDCLPLWSLWVEWSEGAHAEEDTEALFQKSLLATVPADSVIMKEKYLDWAYRTGGHKKAKRVFTSLRENRPFSVQFFRRMIQIEKEQETCKMLNLREYYERALREFGSVNSDLWLDYIKEELNHPCGKPENCGQIHWRAMKMLQGELVEEFVAKYALLQIGQL; from the exons ATGGCGGAGATCATCGAGCAGCACATCGAGGATCGGCTTCCCGAGCTGCTGCAGCTGGAGCGGGTCGGGCTCTTCACGCGCAAGGAGATTAA ggcTGTCATTAAGAAGGCCTCAGCACTGGAATACAAAGTACAAAGAAGAGCTCTTTTTAAGGAAGACTTTATCAATTATATCCAA TATGAGATCAATCTTCTGGAACTTATCAGGAAAAGAAGAGTG CGCACCAGATACATGTTTAAGAAGGAGGAGATCGAGTTTTCCATTGTGGACAGAATACAGAACCTCTTCCGTCGAGCTACGTCGAAATGGAAG GAAGATATTCAGCTCTGGATTTCTCACATAGCCTTTTGTAAGAAATGG AATAACAAAACCCACATTAGTAAGCTATTCTCTTCCTTGTTGGCCATTCATCCAAACAAACCAG CTTTGTGGATCATGGCAGCCAAATGGGAGATGGAGGATTGCCTCTCTTCAGAGAGTGCCAGGCATCTCTTCCTGCGGGCGCTGCGTTTCCACCCAGAGTCTCCCAAACTTTACCAAGAA TATTTTAGGATGGAGCTAATGAATGCTgagaagcagaggaaagagaagcagGAATTCGAACAAGCTAAAATGGATTTG GAGGAGCTCAATTATCCGGAGGAGATCCTGAATGGTGGCTTGGCACGGATTGTTTATAAAGAAGCTGTGAGTAAAATCAAAG GTGCTGAATTTCATCTCTCATTACTCTCAATTGCAAAGTTATTCACTTTTGCACAAGAGCTTCAGAAAGAGATTTATGACCA TCTGCAGGTTTTGCATGCCGGGGACCCCCTCACCTGGGACTTTGTGGCTCGACGAGAGCTGGAGCTGGAGTCCCAGCTGCCTGGAGAAGTTGAGTCCAAACAAGGGAAAGCTGCGGAGGTTGCCCGGAGAGAGGAGCGCTCTTGTGCAGTCTACGAGGAGGCCCTGAACTCTCTGGCTACAG AGGCCATGTGGAAGTGTTATGTCACCTTCTGCTTGGAGCGCTTTAATAGGAAAACCAATAACAAGATGTTGAGAGAGAAG AGGCAGGTGCGGGCCATGGACGTATTCAAGAAGGCCCATGAAGCCAGATTGCTGCCTGAAGAGCTCTACCAGCAGTGG CTTGACTTGTTGCTGGGCCTGGGCCTGAATGAGCTGGCTCTGGGAGTGGCCCTGGCCATGACGGACCACTGCCCGAACTCGGTCACCAGGTGGCAGATGCAGCTGCAGCTGCTGATCAGGTTGGAGGACGTCAGGGTCGACGAGCGCTTTGAGGAAGCCACGCGGCACCTGAGAGCCCAG GATTGTTTGCCTTTGTGGAGTTTGTGGGTGGAATGGAGTGAAGGGGCCCACGCTGAAGAAGACACCGAAGCCCTCTTCCAG AAATCTCTCCTTGCTACCGTCCCTGCTGACTCTGTGATCATGAAAGAGAAATACCTTGACTGGGCTTATCGGACTGGTGGCCACAAGAAGGCCAAAAGAGTCTTTACCAG TTTACGTGAAAACCGCCCATTTTCAGTTCAGTTCTTCAGGAGGATGATCCAGATTGAAAAGGAACAG GAAACCTGTAAGATGTTGAACTTAAGAGAATACTATGAGAGAGCCTTGAGAGAGTTTGGTTCTGTGAATTCTG ATCTCTGGTTGGATTACATCAAGGAAGAATTGAACCACCCTTGTGGCAAACCAGAGAACTGTGGGCAGATCCATTGGAGAGCCATGAAGATGCTGCAAGGCGAGCTGGTGGAGGAGTTTGTGGCCAAATACGCATTACTCCAGATTGGCCAGTTGTAG